In Feifania hominis, the following are encoded in one genomic region:
- a CDS encoding helix-turn-helix domain-containing protein: protein MTEGERIGIEIRQKRKQCGYTQEKVANDLFISQSYLRQIEHGLANPSVNMVQKITSYLNMALGESLNDGEA from the coding sequence ATGACCGAAGGCGAAAGAATCGGAATCGAGATCAGGCAGAAACGCAAACAGTGTGGTTACACGCAGGAAAAAGTGGCAAACGATCTTTTTATCAGCCAATCCTATCTGCGGCAGATTGAGCATGGTCTTGCGAACCCCAGTGTGAACATGGTGCAGAAAATCACCTCCTATCTAAATATGGCTCTGGGGGAAAGCCTCAACGATGGCGAAGCTTAG